One stretch of Natronobacterium gregoryi SP2 DNA includes these proteins:
- a CDS encoding DUF7563 family protein: protein MESSTAGARCRNCGTHVTQQFARVFGDNGDVVHGCPGCTTYREMQSGGHLPQTESE from the coding sequence ATGGAATCGTCGACAGCAGGCGCTCGCTGTCGAAACTGCGGCACCCACGTTACCCAGCAGTTCGCACGCGTCTTCGGAGACAACGGAGACGTCGTTCACGGCTGTCCCGGTTGTACGACGTACCGGGAGATGCAGTCGGGCGGCCACCTCCCACAGACCGAGTCAGAGTGA
- a CDS encoding DUF7344 domain-containing protein, whose protein sequence is MSVQTNRTGSLAESEVFHILGNDRRRAIVQLLAEKSGQVGVSDVATEIAATESDVDTDSGSVPNNLYKSVYVSLQQTHLPQLEEDDVIEYDSDTKTIHPGQNFEDVLTYVDGHDDDPSNVLQFHFAAAVVGLAVIALTGFDIPLVATVDPVLWSVAVLLVIGASSLYCILE, encoded by the coding sequence ATGTCCGTTCAGACGAATCGAACCGGTTCGCTGGCGGAAAGCGAGGTATTTCACATCCTCGGCAACGACAGACGACGTGCAATCGTCCAGCTGCTCGCCGAGAAGTCCGGACAGGTCGGCGTCTCCGACGTCGCAACCGAAATCGCAGCCACCGAGTCCGACGTGGATACGGATTCGGGCTCGGTCCCGAACAACCTCTACAAGAGTGTCTACGTCTCGCTCCAACAGACACATCTCCCACAACTCGAGGAAGACGACGTGATCGAGTACGACTCCGATACGAAGACCATCCACCCCGGACAGAACTTCGAGGACGTTCTCACGTACGTCGACGGCCACGACGACGACCCCTCGAACGTCCTGCAGTTTCATTTCGCTGCTGCCGTGGTCGGTCTGGCCGTGATCGCACTGACTGGGTTCGACATCCCACTCGTCGCAACAGTAGATCCAGTCCTGTGGAGCGTCGCCGTACTGCTCGTCATCGGCGCAAGTAGCCTCTACTGCATCCTCGAGTAA